TAACCCAGCCCAAGCGTTTCAACTGCTGAAGCGCAACCGGCAGCTTCCGATCGCCCGAGTTTTCTTGGCGGCTCTGCAGCTAGAGCAAGCCAACCCCGACGACTTTCGCCTAGCTTTGGAAACCGCTGCCCAGGCAGAGCTTCCCACCCTCAAGCGCTTCAATACCATTTTTGAAACGGTGATCAGCGTTGCGCCCCTCTTGGGCCTGCTGGGCACTATTTTGGGCTTAATGGAGGCCTTTGCCGCCCTACGGGTGGGCGACATTGGCGGCACCGAAACCCTCGACGTTACGGCGGGGATCAGCCGCGCCCTAATTTCCACCGCATCGGGTCTGGTGGTGGCCATCAGCACTCTCTTCTTTGCCAATCTGTTTCGCGGGCTGTATCTACGGCAGCGCGCCCTGATCTTGGAATATGGCGGACATCTAGAGCTGCTCCACCGTCGATACCATCGCGCTGGAGGGGCACCCTATGCAGCTCCCTGAGGAAACCGATGCACCACCTCAGATCAACATCGTACCGATGATTGACGCCATCTTCGCGGTGCTAGCCTTTTTCATCATGTCCACCTTGTTTCTCACCCGCTCCCAAGGGTTGCCGGTGACCTTGCCCGATGCGGCCACCAGCGAAACCCAGGTTCAGGAGCAATGGGTGGTAACCCTAGACGCTCAAGGACGGGTGTTTCTCAATCAAGCGCCCGTGGCGGTGGATCAGCTCGCAGCCCAAGTGCGATCGCAACTTACCGATACAGATCCCTTGGTGATCATCCAAGCGGATGCAGCCACCCCCCATGGGTTAGTGGTGCAGGTGATGGATGAATTGCGTACCTTGGAGGGTGTGCGGCTAGCGATCGCTACCCAACGCCCCTAGGTTAGATCTGGCACCAGGGGAAGCTGCACGTCTTGATTGAGGCGCTCTAGGTTAGCCGGGTCGATCGTACCCTGCACTAGGAAGCGATAGGTTTCCTGGTACATCGTTTGCCAATAGCGATTGCTCATGTTTTGGCTAACCTCTGTGGGATCGACCATGGGATGGGGAACAAGGTCACCTGCAGAATACAGGTAAGAATAATGACCTTGAGCTTCCCCTCCTAGTTTTTGAGTAAATTTCTCATTGGTAGACAGA
This DNA window, taken from Candidatus Obscuribacterales bacterium, encodes the following:
- a CDS encoding MotA/TolQ/ExbB proton channel family protein gives rise to the protein MIPLIALSMLALTLILERLIFWGRITGRQTRIAQEAIALYARNPAQAFQLLKRNRQLPIARVFLAALQLEQANPDDFRLALETAAQAELPTLKRFNTIFETVISVAPLLGLLGTILGLMEAFAALRVGDIGGTETLDVTAGISRALISTASGLVVAISTLFFANLFRGLYLRQRALILEYGGHLELLHRRYHRAGGAPYAAP
- a CDS encoding biopolymer transporter ExbD translates to MQLPEETDAPPQINIVPMIDAIFAVLAFFIMSTLFLTRSQGLPVTLPDAATSETQVQEQWVVTLDAQGRVFLNQAPVAVDQLAAQVRSQLTDTDPLVIIQADAATPHGLVVQVMDELRTLEGVRLAIATQRP